CGTCATGGGGAACCGTCGTCGGCATGACACCCATGCAGCCAGCGGTCGATATCAGCCAATCGGTCTATCCTGTTTCGTCACGAAGGCCGCGCCATCTTCATGGCACCTTCATGCAACGCTGCTGGCCCGCGCCTCGGCCTGCGCAGGTAAAGCGGGGCGGCTCTGTACCCACTCCGATAGCCCCGGTGTCCTCGTCCCGAACCACAAGACCTTCCGGCGAGAGCGACAGGGGTGGCCGGGAAGCGGGTTGATTGACCTGTCCTCTCTTGTGCAGTTTCAGGGGGCGATGCCGATACCTGCATGGGATGTCTGTTCTGCTCTGCGTCTCCGTCGATGCTCTCTGATGCACCATTCCCTCCGCCTGACTGATCCCCTAAGTCCGTTCGGTTTCCACCAGCAACCCCGGCGGCTCCGGACCGAGTTGGCGCGTGCCGCGCCTGCCCGCACCACTCCGGGCCTTGGGGGCAAGCTGCCACGAGTGGCAGTTGCGGGAGTCTCCCGACGGCCTTGGCCGGGTCTCGTCGGAGGGATGGTCCTTCCGAGAAGCAACGGAGACTTACAATGCAGAACATCGTCATCCTCGCCGGCAACATCGGCCAAGCCCCCGAAACCATCACCACTCAGGGCGGCACCGGCATCACCCGCTTCACCCTGGCCACCTCCCGCCCCCGTTACGCGGAAGGCCGTGTGGTCCGCGACGAGAACGGCTATCGGGTCCAGGACACCGAATGGCACCGCATCACCTGCTTCAACGGCCTCGGCAAGACGGTCCAGGAGCATTGCGAGAAGGGCATGAAGCTTCTGGTGCGCGGCCGCATCCACTACACGAAATGGACCGACGCGGCTGGCGTTGACCGCTACGGCTGCGAGATCATCGCCGAAACGGTCGATTTCCTGAGCCGGGCGAAGCAGACCGAGAACGACGATGGCAAGTTCATCGACGACGATGACATCCCGTTCTGAACGGGACGCCCGGAGCCCGGCGGCGTAAGCCGCCGGGTTTTCCCGTGTTCGCGCCGCACGCCGCCGACACCTCAGCGCGAGGGGTGCCGATCATGGACGTCACCGGCCCTGGTGTACCGATCCTGCTCGTGGATACCGGGCCAACGCCTCAACTCGTCCCAACCGAATCAGTCGCTGCGCACCCAGCCGAGGATCGATAAGTGCTATGCTTCCGAGACGGTTTCTGATTGGCGTGATGAACTAAAGCGACTATTATAGTCGTAGTTCTGGAGTGCGTGCAGGTCCGGATGGGAGGTGGTCATGTATGATCACCGCTCGCCAATCACGGGCCGCGCGTGCGCTCTTGGGTTGGACGCAGGAGACGCTCGCTGACAAGGCCAGAGTATCGCTGACCGCGCTCAAGCGCCTCGAATCCGAAAACGGGCTCGAGGTGTTCGAATCCACGCGTGATGAGGTGCGCCGGGCCCTTGAGGCGGCGGGGATCGTTTTTCTGGCAACCGACAAGGGCGAGGGCGTGTTGTTGCTTCACGAAAGCCGCAGCACAAGATCGTAGCGTTACCGTCTCGGTGGCGACCGGCTCTCGTCAAAAGGAATGGCTATCTCTCGACAGAGATGGTTAACAAATGCGTGACCAGCGGTGATGAGAACGTGATGGGAAAGGCCCTGCAGGAGTTCCTGGACGAACCGCCGGCCAGTGACAGGCTCACGGCCTACGACCGGGACCACATGAAGCTCTATATGCGCCTGCTTGATGCAGAGCGGGATGGTGCTGACTGGCGCGAAGCCGTGCAGATCCTGTTCGGACTTGATCCGGAACGTGACCCTGCGCATTGCCGCTCCGTCCATGCTTCCCATCTGGCGCGCGCACGATGGATGACGGAAGAGGGCTATCGTCAGTTGGTCGCCGAGAGCCAGCGTAAGACTTTATCGTGATGCGCGCCACGCATCACCTGTCAACCTGAAGCGGACTTCCCCAGTGCAACCTTCCCGGGAATCCTGAACATCCCAAATTCCCAGTAAAACACTCGGGAGGTTGCGATGATCCCAGACGCCTCAACCTGGCGTTCTTCGGAACACTACGACCATCTGGATGCTCTGACGGCATCCGACATGGCATGGGAGTGGTTGCGCCGGAATGATGACTATGACGCCGATTTTGAAGCCGCCGCCTCTGCGCGAGGAGACCTCGACCCGCTGACCGAACAGATCCGGCAGCGGTGGGGGTTGCGATTTCCCGGTCGATCCTATGCTGCCGCCTCCAGAAGCGCCGGTTCTCTGGCTTCCGCAGGTGGATACCAGTGTCGTCGTGCTTGCCGACACCGCGGCGGAGTTCGGTGACAATCTCGGAAGTGCGCCGCTGATCGGGCGAGGGGACCTCGCACGAGACAGTATCGATGTTGCGTTCCGTTTCGCACTCGGCAACGGACAGGCCCTCCAGGTTCTTGACTGCTCCACCAGTGTCGACAGGGTTGCCGTTGCGATCATTCCCCTCAGCCTCGACGGTTTTGACCGGATCGAGGCAGTGGAGCGGCTTCTCGCTGCCCTGCATGGGCGCGCGATTCCTCCTGACACGCGAATGACACGGCAGCAGCGCGCAAGGTTGCGGCGCATGCTGCGCGCCTTTGATGGTTCCCGCGCAGGTGCCACCCAACAGGAAATCGCACAGGTGATCCTGAATTCCGGTCCGTTGGACCGGGATGAATGGCAAGCCGCCTCGGCCCGCCACAGCGTCAAGGCGTTGCTGCGTGATGCCCGATCCATGATCGCAGGCGGATATCGAAAGCTGCTGCGTCATCGTCGCCCAAACTAGCGCAGTTTCCAGCCTTGGGCGGTGGGCGATTTCGATCCCCCCCAACTTCGCCCTGCACATCACCGCTTCCTTTTCGCCACCGTGGTCGTTGCCCGCCGCTGATCCGCAGCGACCGGCTTCAACACCACGGAGGCCCGATCCATGCCCCAAGACCCTGTCCATTTGCCGCCGCGCTTTCTGCGCACAAAGGATGCCGCCAAGTTCCTGAGCCTTTCGGCCCGGACCCTGGAGAAGCACCGCACCTATGGGACGGGCCCGGCCTATCGCAAGCTCGGTGGACGCGTCGTCTATGCCATCGACGATCTGGAGGCCTGGACCGAACGCGGGGCAGTGACCTCCACCTCGGATCCGCGCGGCTCGGTACTGCCCGCCAAGCGCCATCCGCAGCTGTCCGGGCACCGGGTCCGAAGCTACGCGCGCTGAGCCACTGCAGTTTCCCATGGCAGCGCGACGCGGGTCCCGTTCCGAGCGCGGGCAGCTCGACCTCTTCAGGGCGCTGCCCGGTGACTTCGCACCCAGAGATGCACAGGATCTCATGGCCTATCCATTCTTCTCCCTCGCCAAATCCAGGCGCATCGCGCCAATCGATTTTGTCGCCGGTAACGTGACCATCCGGGTCGAGGCGGTTCCCGATCATGGCATGGCCACGATCTGGGATGCCGATATCCTGATCTGGGCGGCGAGCCAGATTGTCGAGGCGCGCGATACCGGGCTTCGGACCTCGCGGCTCATGGCCGCCACCCCCTACGAGATTCTGCGCTTCATCGGCCGCGGCACCTCGATGCGCGATTACCAGCGCCTGAGAGCGGCGCTCGACCGCCTGCAATCCACCACGGTCAGCACCACGATCCGCCAGCCCGTGGAAGGCCGACGCCATCGCTTTTCCTGGATCAACGAATGGAAGGAGCGCAGTGGCCGCGATGGCCGCGCTGATGGCATCGAGATGATCCTGCCGGACTGGTTCTATCAGGCCGTTCTGGACGATGCCCTCGTGCTGACCATTGATCCGGCCTACTTCGAGCTGACCGGGGGCCTGGAACGCTGGCTCTACCGCATCGTACGCAAACATGGTGGTCGCCAGAGAACCGGATGGCGGTTCGATTTCCGGCATCTGCATCAGAAATCCGGCAGCCTGTCGCCGTTCAAGCGCTTTTCCTTCGAACTGCGCGACATCATCCGCCGCCAGCCGCTTCCGGGATACACCCTGTCTGCCGTCACCGAGATTGGTGGCCGCGTTCTGCTGGCTTTCGAGCCGGCTGCGCCCTGTGGAAAACCTGTGAATGCCGTCGTGCCATCGGGAACCCGGAGAGACGTGCCATCAGGAACCGGGGTGACGTGCTATGGGGAACCGAAACCGGAGTTAACCCACTGTGATCAATCGAAAAATCGCGCCCTTAACTTAGAGTCTAACAAAGAGTCTAACATTGAGGGGCGTGCGGGCGATGTGGAAAAACTCATCCGCGACACCGCCAGAAGCCTCCGGATTTCTGCAAAGAAGGGCGCATCGAGCGCAGAACCGGCCCGACAACCCGCAACCGATCTGGCCCATGAAGCGCGTATCGCCGAGTGCGACGCGCCCTTTCTGCCGCTCGATCTGCCGGGCGGGGGCCGATGATCATCGCGCTCCTCAACCAGAAGGGCGGCACCGGCAAGACCACGCTGGCGCTGCACCTCGCCGGTGAACTCGCGCGGGATGGCCAGCGTGTCACCCTGATTGACGCCGATCCGCAAGGCTCCGCCCTCGACTGGTCGCAGCAACGCGCGCGAGAAGGCCACCCCCGGATCTTCGGCAACATCGGCCTGGCGCGAGATACGCTGCATCGCGAAGCCCCTGATCTGGCCCGTGGCGTCGATCATCTCGTGATCGACGGGCCACCGCGTGTCGCCGCCCTGATGCGCTCGGCGCTGCTGGCTGCCGATCTGGTGCTTATCCCGGTGCAACCGTCACCCCTCGACGGTTGGGCCTCGGCCGAGATGCTGTCTCTCCTGACGGAGGCGCGCATCTACCGGCCCCATCTCGCGGCGAAGTTCGTGCTCAACCGCTGCGGGGCGCGGACCATCATCGCCCGTGAAACGGCCGAGATGCTGGCGGACCACGATCCACCGCTGCTCGCCAGCTCCATCGGCCAGCGCGTCGTCTTCGCCGACGCCGCGCAGACCGGGCGGCTGGCCCGCGAAATCGACGACCAGTCGCCTGCTGCGCGCGAGATCGCCGCACTCGCCGCCGAGATCTTGCGCCTGGATATCCGGAGGGCTTCTTCATGACGGCGGGGTCTGACAAGCGTGGTTTCGCAATCCGCCCAGCTGATCCCGACGGCTGGATCAAGGCCAGCGATGCGCGGCCCGAGTGCGATGGTGCCGCGACGGTTTACTCCGCCCGGCTCACCGTGGACATCACGCCCGAACTGCGCGGCAGGATCAAGATCGCTGCGTTCGGGCGCGGCATCACTGTCGCCGAGATGCTGCGTGACCTGCTGGTACGCGAGTTTCCCGATGGAACGGGGGAACGCCCATGATCGCCATCGACGCGCATATGGCCGATCTGACCCGGGTGGAGCTGACCTGGATCGAAGGCCGGACCGAATTCTGGATCCGGTTCGGCCAGGAGGTTGCATCGCAGATCCTCGACCGCAATCGCCGCCATGTCTTTTTCCGTCCCGGCATGGTCTTCGCCTTGGTTCGCTGGGCGGCGAATGACTTCGGCACGATGATGTCGCGCCTCGACATCCTGCGTGCCGTGGCACCCGGCGCAACCTGCCAGACGCTGCCCTGCGTCTGCCCCGGCGGTGAGATCCTCCTGAAGATCGGCGGCTGGCCGAAGGTCGAAGCCGTCCTGCGCCACATCGACGGGATCGAGGCCGGCGGCATCGATCTGGCCGAAGTCGATCCCGATCACTGGCGTCACGTTGGCCACTGGATGAGCGCAGGGGAAGTGCCACGTCCCTACACCGCTGCGCGCCATCGCGCATGGCTGCGGCGGCGGGAGATCGCGCCGTGACCCCCATCCGCTATGTCATGGTCTCGGCGGTCTCCGTGCTTTGGATCGCCATCGCCGGACTCGTTCCGACCGTGCCAAGGCTGGTCTGGAACGCCTCCGCCAGTGTGCCGATCGGCTTCTACACCGTCGCGCCCGCCGAGCGGATCGACGGGGCCGATCTGGTCGCCGTCATGCCACCCGAACCCTTTGCCTCCTTCATGGCCGAGCGCGGCTACGTCGCCCGTGATGTGCCGCTTCTGAAGCGCGTTCTCGGCCTGCCGGGACAGCGGCTATGCCGTGA
The nucleotide sequence above comes from Celeribacter indicus. Encoded proteins:
- the parA gene encoding ParA family partition ATPase — its product is MIIALLNQKGGTGKTTLALHLAGELARDGQRVTLIDADPQGSALDWSQQRAREGHPRIFGNIGLARDTLHREAPDLARGVDHLVIDGPPRVAALMRSALLAADLVLIPVQPSPLDGWASAEMLSLLTEARIYRPHLAAKFVLNRCGARTIIARETAEMLADHDPPLLASSIGQRVVFADAAQTGRLAREIDDQSPAAREIAALAAEILRLDIRRASS
- a CDS encoding helix-turn-helix transcriptional regulator — encoded protein: MPQDPVHLPPRFLRTKDAAKFLSLSARTLEKHRTYGTGPAYRKLGGRVVYAIDDLEAWTERGAVTSTSDPRGSVLPAKRHPQLSGHRVRSYAR
- a CDS encoding S26 family signal peptidase; this encodes MTPIRYVMVSAVSVLWIAIAGLVPTVPRLVWNASASVPIGFYTVAPAERIDGADLVAVMPPEPFASFMAERGYVARDVPLLKRVLGLPGQRLCRDGHLIIVDGVPLGEARDRDSLGRDLPVWQGCRVIAEGEVFLMNPEIGDSLDGRYFGPLPASAVIGRATPLFTDEDGDGRFVWRAPMR
- a CDS encoding helix-turn-helix domain-containing protein; protein product: MITARQSRAARALLGWTQETLADKARVSLTALKRLESENGLEVFESTRDEVRRALEAAGIVFLATDKGEGVLLLHESRSTRS
- a CDS encoding DNA -binding domain-containing protein, producing the protein MGKALQEFLDEPPASDRLTAYDRDHMKLYMRLLDAERDGADWREAVQILFGLDPERDPAHCRSVHASHLARARWMTEEGYRQLVAESQRKTLS
- a CDS encoding replication initiator protein A; this translates as MAYPFFSLAKSRRIAPIDFVAGNVTIRVEAVPDHGMATIWDADILIWAASQIVEARDTGLRTSRLMAATPYEILRFIGRGTSMRDYQRLRAALDRLQSTTVSTTIRQPVEGRRHRFSWINEWKERSGRDGRADGIEMILPDWFYQAVLDDALVLTIDPAYFELTGGLERWLYRIVRKHGGRQRTGWRFDFRHLHQKSGSLSPFKRFSFELRDIIRRQPLPGYTLSAVTEIGGRVLLAFEPAAPCGKPVNAVVPSGTRRDVPSGTGVTCYGEPKPELTHCDQSKNRALNLESNKESNIEGRAGDVEKLIRDTARSLRISAKKGASSAEPARQPATDLAHEARIAECDAPFLPLDLPGGGR
- a CDS encoding transcriptional regulator domain-containing protein, yielding MAWEWLRRNDDYDADFEAAASARGDLDPLTEQIRQRWGLRFPGRSYAAASRSAGSLASAGGYQCRRACRHRGGVR
- a CDS encoding DUF2285 domain-containing protein, whose amino-acid sequence is MLPPPEAPVLWLPQVDTSVVVLADTAAEFGDNLGSAPLIGRGDLARDSIDVAFRFALGNGQALQVLDCSTSVDRVAVAIIPLSLDGFDRIEAVERLLAALHGRAIPPDTRMTRQQRARLRRMLRAFDGSRAGATQQEIAQVILNSGPLDRDEWQAASARHSVKALLRDARSMIAGGYRKLLRHRRPN
- a CDS encoding single-stranded DNA-binding protein is translated as MQNIVILAGNIGQAPETITTQGGTGITRFTLATSRPRYAEGRVVRDENGYRVQDTEWHRITCFNGLGKTVQEHCEKGMKLLVRGRIHYTKWTDAAGVDRYGCEIIAETVDFLSRAKQTENDDGKFIDDDDIPF
- a CDS encoding DUF2840 domain-containing protein produces the protein MIAIDAHMADLTRVELTWIEGRTEFWIRFGQEVASQILDRNRRHVFFRPGMVFALVRWAANDFGTMMSRLDILRAVAPGATCQTLPCVCPGGEILLKIGGWPKVEAVLRHIDGIEAGGIDLAEVDPDHWRHVGHWMSAGEVPRPYTAARHRAWLRRREIAP